One Aegilops tauschii subsp. strangulata cultivar AL8/78 chromosome 2, Aet v6.0, whole genome shotgun sequence genomic window, AAGAAATACCAAAATCAAAGAAGTATCAAAGCTAGAGTGAAGCCGCTGGAGAAGGTGATTTCTCAAGCTTATGCAGGGAGACGTGGTTGGGCGCCAATGAATTGTGATGATAATGATTGTTGAATTTGCGTTTTGGTTAGAAGTTGCTCTTTGTTAGCATTGATTTGCTATTGTTTCATATTTGTTTAActagaaaaagaagtactccatcctTTCCGGTTTATTAGGCCCATCTTATAAATGAAAATGCCTGCACACAAAGCTTTTTCGTCCGACATCGGTCGACCAGATAGTAAATCATGTTGCATGTGATGTCCCACAAACTGAATCATCCCGGACTGTCTCTAATCATACAAGTGTTACATGGGAATTCTTCGTACGTATAGGAGGATTGTCCTACAAATCTCATCAAATAAGGAGGACACAGTTAAGTATAGACAAAAGCTACATACATGACCCCCTCATTCCTAATGCATTGGTTGATTCCACATTGAGAACCAAAATTTGACAGAATTTAACGTAGACACTGCTATATTGCTATATTTGACCATTCCCAAAACAATGAGCCCTATATACAAAACTTTAGCTCTAATGGATTTTAACTAattctggacggagggagtataagacaTTGCTAACCTTTCTTTTTTTGCACGCGCTTAATTTATAGGGTATGGCTAGCTTTCATCTAGATGATAACTAATCAAGTCTCATCTGAATGACATTAGTAtgaaaaaagaaaatgaaaagatCCCCACGTAATTTCCGTGTAAAGGTATATGACATGAGTTTTTTTAAACACAAACGACATATGAGTTAGATGAGACTTTGTTAGACACTCcctttgtaaagaaatataaaagtgtttagatcactactttagtgatctatgTTGAAtatgaaagaaatatgccctagaggcaataataaagttattatttatttccttatatcatgataaatgtttattattcatgctagaatagtattaaccggaaacataatgcttgtgtgaatacatagacaaacagagtgtcactagtatgcctctacttgactagctcattgatcaaagatggttatgtttcctagccatagacatgagttgtcatttgattaacgggatcaaatcattaggagaatgatgtgattgacttgacccattccgttagcttagcacttgatcgtttagtattctgctattgctttcttcatgacttatacatgttcctatgactatgagattatgcaactcccgtttaccggaggaacactttgtgtgctaccaaacgtcacaacgtaactgggtgattataaaggagctctacaggtgtctctgaaggtacttgttgggttgatgtatttcaagattaggattggtcactccgattgtcggagaggtatctctgggcccactcggtaatgcacatcactataagccttgcaagcattgtaactaatgagttagttgcgggatgatgtattacggaacgagtaaagagacttgccggtaacgagattgaactaggtattaagataccgacgatcgaatctcgggcaagtaacataccgatgacaaagggaacaacgtatgttgttatgcggtttgaccgataaagatcttcgtagaatatgtaggagccaatatgagcatccaagttccgctattggttattgaccggagacgtgtctcggtcaggtctacatagtcctcgaacccgtagggtccgcacgcttaaagttcgatgacgattgtattatgagtttttgtgttttgatgtaccgaagatagttcggagtcccggatgtgatcacggacatgacgaggagtctcgaaatggtcgagacataaagatcgatatattggatgactatgttcggacacgggaatggtttcggggagttttgGACATATACCGAAGTACCGGGGGTTTACCGGAACCCtccggggagtttaatgggccaagatgggacttagtggagaagaggaggggcggctagggctggctgcgtgacccctccccctctagtccgaattggacaaggaggggggggggcgccccctttccttcctcccctctccttcccttccattccccctcctactccaactaggaaaagagggagtcccaCTCCCGGTggaagtaggactcctccctggcgcgccctcctcctggccggtgTCTTCCTCCCCCTGATCCTTTATAtaggggggcaggggggcacctctagacacacaagttgatctgttgatctattccagccgtgtgcggtgccccctccaccatattccacctcggtcatatcgtataggtgcttaggcgaagccctgtgtcggtagaaccatcatcaccgtcatcatgccgtcgtgctgacagaactctcccgtgaagctctgctggatcggagttcgcgggacgtcatcgagctgaacgtgtgctgaattcggaggtgccatacgttcggtacttggatcttgaagatgtacgactacatcaaccgcgttgtgctaacgcttccgctttcggtctacgagggtacgtggacaacactctcccctctcattgctatgcatcaccatgatcctgcgtgtgcgtaggatttttttgaaattactacgttccccaacagtggcatctgagcctggttttatgcgtagatgttatatgcacgagtagaacacaagtgagttgtgggcgatacaagtcatactgcttaccagcatgtcatactttggttcggcggtattgttggatgaagcggcccggaccgacattacgcgtacgcttacgcgagactggttctacccacgtgctttgcacataggtggctggcgggtgtcagtttctccaactttagttgaaccgagtgtggctacgcccagtccttgagaaggttaaaacagcactaacttgacgaactatcgttgtggttttgatgcgtaggtaagaatggttcttgctcagcccgtagcagccacgtaaaacttgcaacaacaaagtagaggacgtctaacttgtttttgcagggcatgttgtgatgtgatatggtcaaggcataatgctatattttattgtatgagatgatcatgtcttgtaaccgagttatcggcaactggcaggggccatatggttgtcgctttattgtatgcaatgcaatcgccctgtaattgctttactttatcactaagcggtagcgatagtcgtagaagcaatagttggcgagacgacaacgatgctacgatggagatcaaggtgccgtgccggtgatgatggtgatcatgacggtgcttcggagatggagatcacaagcacaagatgatgatggccatatcatatcacttatattgattgcatgtgatgtttatcttttatacatcttattttgcttagatcgacggtagcattataagatgatctctcactaaatttcaaggtataagtgttctccctgaatatgcaccgttgcgaaagttcttcgtgctgagacaccacgtgatgatcgggtgtgataggctctacgttcaaatacaacgggtgcaaaacagttgcacacgcggaatactcaggttaaacttgacgagcgtagcatatgcagatatggcctcggaacactgagaccgaaaggtcgagcgtgaatcatatagtagatatgatcaacatagtgatgttcaccattgaaaactactccatatcacgtgatgatcggacatggtttagttgatttggatcacgtgatcacttagatgattagagagatgtctatctaagtgggagttcttaagtaatatgattaaattgaacttaaatgtatcatgaacttagtacctgatagtatttagcttgtctatgttgttgtagatagatggcctgtgatgttgtttcgttgaattttaatgcgttccttgagaaagcaaagttgaaagatgatggtagcaattacacggattgggtccgtaacttgaggattatcctcattgctgcacagaagaattacgtcctggaagcaccgctaggtgccagacctgctgcaggagcaacaccagatgttatgaacgtctggcagagcaaagctgatgactactcgatagttccgtgtgccatgctttacggcttagaaccgggacttcgacgacgttttgaacgtcatggagcatatgagatgttccaggagttgaagttaatatttcaagcaaatgcccggattgagagatatgaagtctccaataagttctacagctgcaagatggaagagaatagttctgtcagtgagcatatactcagagtgtttgggtataacaatcacttgattcaactgggagttaatcttctggatgatagcgtcattgacagaattcttcaatcactgccaccaagctataagagcttcgtgatgaactataatatgcaagggatggataagacaattcccgagctcttcacaatgctaaaggctgcggaggtagaaatcaaaaaggagcatcaagtgttgatgctcaacaagaccaccagtttcaagaaaaagggcaaagggaagaagaaggggaacttcaagaagaatagcaaacaagttgctgctcaggagaagaaacccaagtctggacctaagcctgagactgagtgcttctactgcaaacagactggtcactggaagtggaactgccccaagtatttggcggataagaaggatggcaaggtgaaaaaaggtatatgtgatatacatgttattgatgtgtaccttactaatgctcgcagtagcacctgggtatttgatactggttctgttgctaatatttgcaactcgaaatagggactactgattaagcgaagattggctaaggacgaggtgacgatgcgcatgggaaatggttccaaagtcaatgtgatcgcggtcggcacgctaactctacatctaccttcaggattagttttagacctgaataattgttatttggtgccagcgttgagcatgaacattatatctggatcttgtttaatgtgagacggttattcatttaaatcagagaataatggttgttctatttatatgagtaatatcttttatggtcatgcacccttgaggagtggtatatttatattaaatctcgatagtagtgatacacatattcataatattgaggccaaaagatgcagagttgataatgatagtgcaacttatttgtggcactgccgtttaggtcatattggtgtaaagcacatgaagaaactccattccgatggacttttggaatcacttgattatgaatcacttggtacttgcgaaccatgcctcatgggcaagatgactaaaacgccgttctccaaaactatggagcgagcaacagatttgctggaaatcatacatacagatgtatgcggtccgatgaatgttgaggctcgcggcgggtatcgttattttctcaccttcacagatgatttaagcagatatgggtatatcttcttaatgaaacataagtctgaaatatgtgaaaagttcaaagaatttcagagtgaagttgaaaatcatcgtaacaagaaaataaagttcctacgatctgatcgtggaggagaatatttgagttacgagtttggtctacatttgaaacaatgcggaatagtttcgcaactcacgccacctgaaacaccacagcgtaatggtgtgtccgaacatcataatcgtactttactagatatggtgcgatctatgatgtctcttactgatttaccgctatcgttttggggttatgctctagagatagctgcattcatgttaaatagggcaccatcgaaatccgttgagacgatgccttatgaactatggtttcgcaagaaaccaaagttgtcgtttcttaaagtttggggctgcgatgcttatgtgaaaagcttcaacctgataagctcaaacccgaatcggagaaatgtgtcttcataggatacccaaaagagactgttgggtacaccttctatcacagatccgaaggcaagacttttgttgctaaatttggatcctttctagagaaggagtttctctcgaaagaagtgagtgggaggaaagtagaacttgatgaggtaactgtacctgctcccttattggaaagtattTTATCagagaaaccggttcctgtgacgtctataccaattagtgaggaagctaatgatgatcatcataaaacttcagatcaagttgctactgaacctcgtagatcaaccagagtaagatccgcacccgagtggtacggtaatcctattctggaggttaggttactagaccatgacgaacctacgaactatgaagaagcgatggtgagcccagattccgcgaaatggcttgaagccatgaaatctgagatgggatccatgtatgagaacaaagtgtggactttggttgacttgcacgatgaccggcaagccattgagaataaattgatcttcaagaagaagactgacgctgacggtaatgttactatttataaagctcgacttgttgcaaaaggttttcgacaagttcaagggattgactatgatgagactttctcacccgtagcgatgcttaagtctgtccgaatcatgttagcaattgccgcattttatgattatgaaatttggcaaatggatgtcaaaactgcattcctgaatggatttctggaagaagagctgtatatgatgcaaccggaaggttttgtcgatccaaagggagctaacaaagtgtgcaagctccaacgatccatttatggactggtgcaagcctctcggagttggaataaacattttgatagtgtgatcaaagcatatggatttatacagacttttggagaagtctgtatttacaagaaagtgagtgggagttcTGTAGCATTTCttatattatatgtggatgacatattgttgatcggaaatgatatagaatttctggatagcataaagggatatttgaacaagagttttttaatgaaggacctcggtgaagctgcttatatattgggcatcaagatctatagagatagatcaagacgcttaattggactttgacaaagcacataccttgataaagttttgaagaagttcaaaatggatcaggcaaagaaagggttcttgcctgtgttacaaggtgtgaagttgagtaagactcaatgctcgaccactgcagaagatagagagaagatgaaagatgttccctatgcttcagccataggctctatcatgtatgcaatgctgtgtaccagacctgatgtgtgccttgctataagtttagcagggaggtaataaagtaatccaggagtggatcactggacagcggtcaagaacatcctgaaatacctgaaaaggactaaggatatgtttctcgtttatggaggtgacaaagagctagtcgtaaatggttacgtcgatgcaagctttgacactgatccggacgattctaaatcgcaaaccggatacgtgtttacattgaacggtggagctgtcagttggtgcagttctaaacaaagcatcgtggcgggatctacatgtgaagcggagtacatagctgcttcggaagcagcaaatgaaggagtctggatgaaggagttcatatccgatctaggtgttatacctagtgcatcgggtccaatgaaaatcttttgtgacaatactggtgcaagtGCTTTGGTAAAGGAATCccgatttcacaagagaaccaagcacatcaagagacgcttcaactccatccgggatcaagtccaggtgggagacatagagatttgcaagatacatacggatctgaatgttgcaaacccgttaactaagcctcttccacgagcaaaacatgatcagcaccaaggctccatgggtgttagaatcattactgtgtaatctagattattgactctagtgcaagtgggagactgaaggaaatatgccctagaggcaataataaagttattatttatttccttatatcatgataaatgtttattattcatgctagaattgtattaaccggaaacataatgcttgtgtgaatacatagacaaacagagtgtcactagtatgcctctacttgactagctcattgatcaaagatggttatgtttcctagccatagacatgagttgtcatttgattaacgggatcacatcattaggagaatgatgtgattgacttgacccattctgttagcttagcacttgatcgtttagtattctgctattgctttcttcatgacttatacattttcctatgactatgagattatgcaactcccgtttaccggaggaacactttgtgtgctaccaaacatcacaacgtaactgggtgactataaaggagctctacaggtgtctctgaaggtacttgttgggttggcgtatttcgagattaggatttgtcactccgattgtcggagaggtatctctgggcccactcggtaatgcacatcactaaaagccttgcaagcattgtaactaatgagttagttgcggtataatgtattacggaacgagtaaagagacttgccggtaacgatattgaactagatattgagataccgacgatcgaatctcgggcaagtaacataccgatgacaaagggaacaacgtatgttgttatgcggtttgaccaataaagatcttcgtagaatatgtaggagccaatatgagcatccaggttccgctattggttattgaccggagacatgtctcggtcatgtctacatagttctcgaacccgtagggtccgcacgcttaaacttcgatgacgattgtattatgagtttttgtgttttgatgtaccaaagatagttcggagtcccggatgtgatcacggacatgacgaggagtctcaaaatgatcgagacataaagatcgatatattggatgactatgttcggacaccggaatggtttcggggagtttcggacatataccggagtaccggggggttagcGGAACCCCCCGAgaagtttaatgggccaagatgggccttagtggagaagaggaggggcgcctagggctgtccgcgcgccccctccccctctagtccgaattggacaaggagggggggggggggcggcggctcccctctccttcctcccctctccttcccttccttccccctcctactccaactaggaaaagagggagtcctactcccggtgggagtaggactcctccctggtgCACCCTCCTCCTGGACGGTGGCCTCCccctgatcctttatatacgggggcagggggcacctctagacacacaagttgatctgttgatctattccagccgtgtgcggtgcccccctccaccatattccaccttggtcatatcgtagcggtgcttaggcgaagccctgtgtcggtagcaacatcatcaccgtcatcagtcgtcgtgctgacggaactctcccgtgaagctctgctggatcggagttcgcgggacgtcatcgagctgaacgtgtgctgaactcggaggtgccgtacgttcggtacttggatcggtcagatcgtgaagacgtacgactacatctaccgcgttgtgctaacgcttccactttcggtctacgagggtacatggacaacactctcccctcttgttgctatgcatcaccatgatcctgtttgtgcctaggatttttttttgaaattactacgttccccaaccgAATATATGGTTGTGCATGTTTATTGTATatcttggccgccacccctagcCGCGCCAACCCTAACCCGCGCCGCTAGCCACGTCGCCCCTCCCAAGCTGCGCCGCACCACCTTCCCTGCCGCTCCCATGGCGTCCCCTGGATCCTCCGCCACCACCCGCACCAACCCGTTCGCTGGCCCCGACCCCGTCCTCATCTGCGATTTCAACATCCTCGGACGGGTTCCCGCCGTCCTCGATCACCTCACCTCCACCTACTATGCCTGGAAGACGTACTTCTCCCTTGTGTTCCGTGAGTACAATCTCCGGGATCACGTTGATGGCTCCGTGGATTCTCGGTTCATGGATGACGATGAGGAGTGGATGACCATTGATGCCACTCTCATTCATTGGTTTTACACCACCATCTCGAAGGACCTTTTCCGCACGGTGGTCTCTGCCGAGGATGATGCTCACGCCGTCTGGACCAAGCTCAACGGTCTCTTCACCGACAACGCGCTCCAGCGCAAGGTTTTCTTGCACGACGAGTTTTTTGGGTGTCAGCAGCACGACTCATCCGTTGACGATTATTGCATGCACCTCAAGAAGCTCGTTGACGAGCTCCGTGACCTCGGTGAGAAGGTCTCCGACGAGCTTCTTCTTATCACGCTCATCGCCGGCCTGAACGACGACTTCGGGAACGCCGCCTCCAACATCCCCCTCATCGCCGAACCGACTTTCTCCAAGGTCGTGGCGTACCTGAAGCTGGAGGAAAGGAGGATGAGGATTTCGCGCACTCGGGCCACTCACACGGCCCTCACCGCCGGCACCCACGATGGTGGCCCAACCACTGCCCCGGCTCCTCAGCCGCGGCCCGGTCCGGTCCCCTTCCAGGCGCCGCCCCACcccggtgaaggaaatatgccctagaggcaataataaagttattatttatttccttatatcatcataaatgtttattattcatgctagaattgtattaaccagaaacataatacatgtgtgaatacatagacaaacagagtgtcactagtatgcctctacttgactagctcgttaattaaagatggttatgtttcctaaccatatacatgagttgtcatttgattaacgggatcacatcattaggagaatgatgtgattgacttgacccattccgttagcttagcacttgatcgtttagtttgttgctattgctttcttcatgacttatacatgttcctatgactatgagattatgcaactcccgtttaccggaggaacactttgtgtgcaaccaaacgtcacaacgtaactgggtgattataaaggtgctctacaggtgtctccgaaggtacttgttgggttggcgtatttcgagattaggatttgtcactccgattgtcggagaggtatctctgggcccactcagtaatgcacatcactataagccttgcaagcattctaactaatgag contains:
- the LOC109759229 gene encoding uncharacterized protein; its protein translation is MASPGSSATTRTNPFAGPDPVLICDFNILGRVPAVLDHLTSTYYAWKTYFSLVFREYNLRDHVDGSVDSRFMDDDEEWMTIDATLIHWFYTTISKDLFRTVVSAEDDAHAVWTKLNGLFTDNALQRKVFLHDEFFGCQQHDSSVDDYCMHLKKLVDELRDLGEKVSDELLLITLIAGLNDDFGNAASNIPLIAEPTFSKVVAYLKLEERRMRISRTRATHTALTAGTHDGGPTTAPAPQPRPGPVPFQAPPHPGEGNMP